In the Chryseobacterium sp. MYb264 genome, one interval contains:
- the ychF gene encoding redox-regulated ATPase YchF, whose product MKCGIVGLPNVGKSTLFNCLSNAKAQSANYPFCTIEPNLGTVSVPDHRLFELEKLVKPERVLPAVVEIVDIAGLVKGASKGEGLGNQFLANIRECEAIIHVLRCFDNGNIIHVEGSVDPLRDKEIIDIELQLKDLETVGKAVEKAKKFIKSGKKEDILTYETLQNLQKFLEDGKNAREFATDDFAKSVIGEVQLLTNKPVLYVCNVDENSIKNGNEWIGKIEEMAKGEGAEVVVLAAQIEADINELETFEEREIFLEELGLTEPGVNRLIRKAYDLLKLQTYFTAGVKEVRAWTIGQGWTAPQAAGVIHTDFEKGFIRAEVIKFDDYMTYGSEVKIKEAGKLSVEGKEYIVKDGDIMHFRFNV is encoded by the coding sequence ATGAAATGTGGAATCGTAGGCTTACCAAATGTAGGTAAATCAACTCTTTTTAACTGTTTGAGCAACGCAAAAGCTCAGTCAGCCAATTATCCTTTCTGTACAATCGAGCCGAATTTGGGAACAGTTTCTGTACCGGATCACAGATTGTTTGAACTGGAAAAATTAGTAAAACCGGAGAGAGTTTTGCCGGCGGTTGTAGAGATCGTAGATATTGCGGGTCTTGTAAAAGGAGCGAGCAAAGGAGAAGGTTTAGGAAATCAGTTTCTTGCTAACATCCGTGAGTGTGAGGCTATTATCCATGTTTTGAGATGTTTTGATAACGGAAATATCATTCACGTAGAAGGTTCGGTAGATCCTTTAAGAGATAAAGAAATTATTGATATTGAACTTCAATTAAAAGATTTGGAAACTGTTGGAAAAGCAGTGGAGAAAGCGAAAAAGTTCATCAAATCCGGAAAAAAAGAAGATATTTTGACGTATGAAACGCTTCAGAATCTTCAGAAATTCTTAGAAGATGGTAAAAATGCTAGAGAATTCGCAACGGATGATTTTGCTAAATCTGTAATAGGAGAAGTTCAGTTGCTGACAAATAAGCCTGTTCTTTACGTTTGTAATGTGGATGAAAATTCAATTAAAAACGGAAACGAATGGATCGGGAAGATCGAGGAAATGGCAAAAGGTGAAGGCGCTGAAGTGGTCGTTTTAGCTGCTCAGATTGAAGCCGATATCAACGAACTTGAAACTTTCGAAGAAAGAGAAATTTTCCTTGAAGAGCTTGGTCTTACGGAGCCGGGTGTAAACCGTTTGATCAGAAAGGCTTACGATTTATTGAAGCTTCAGACGTATTTTACAGCTGGTGTTAAAGAAGTGAGAGCTTGGACAATCGGACAAGGTTGGACGGCGCCTCAGGCTGCTGGAGTAATCCACACAGATTTTGAAAAAGGGTTCATTCGTGCAGAAGTTATCAAGTTTGATGATTATATGACGTATGGTTCTGAAGTAAAGATCAAAGAAGCAGGAAAACTTTCTGTAGAAGGTAAAGAATATATCGTGAAAGATGGCGACATCATGCACTTTAGATTCAACGTATAA
- a CDS encoding ferritin, protein MNTKRLSETIEKALSDQMNKEIHASHVFLSYGIWADDKGYQGIANFLYRHAQEERNHSIKFMEYVLNRGGKPKVDTIPAPPADPKNLTECFDGVFKHEVDNTTAIYRIVDLSLEEKDWATWNFMQWFVQEQIEEETLAQNLIDKLKIAGGDRATDESLFTLDKTLQSAPNGVPLAQEATGDNP, encoded by the coding sequence ATGAATACTAAAAGACTTTCCGAGACTATCGAAAAAGCATTGAGCGACCAAATGAACAAAGAAATTCATGCTTCACACGTTTTTTTATCGTACGGAATCTGGGCGGATGATAAAGGATATCAGGGAATTGCTAATTTTTTGTATAGACATGCTCAGGAGGAAAGAAATCATTCAATTAAGTTTATGGAATATGTGTTAAACCGCGGTGGAAAGCCTAAAGTTGATACGATTCCCGCGCCGCCTGCAGATCCTAAAAATTTAACGGAGTGTTTCGATGGCGTTTTTAAACATGAAGTAGATAACACAACGGCAATTTATAGAATTGTAGATCTTTCATTAGAGGAAAAAGACTGGGCAACATGGAATTTCATGCAGTGGTTTGTTCAGGAACAAATTGAAGAGGAAACACTGGCTCAGAACCTGATCGATAAATTGAAAATAGCAGGTGGAGACAGAGCTACGGACGAATCTCTGTTTACTTTAGATAAAACTTTACAAAGCGCACCGAATGGTGTTCCTTTGGCTCAGGAAGCTACAGGAGATAATCCATAA
- a CDS encoding bacteriocin-like protein: MKNVKKLNRNEMKTVSGNGLLDPVCKLLCSLADSGLLNLTDIQSFLCPDLDCANAN, encoded by the coding sequence ATGAAAAATGTAAAAAAACTCAACAGAAACGAAATGAAAACAGTTTCAGGAAACGGATTATTAGATCCTGTCTGCAAACTTCTTTGCTCTTTGGCAGATTCCGGGCTGCTGAATCTCACCGATATTCAGTCATTTTTATGTCCGGATTTAGATTGTGCAAACGCTAATTAA
- a CDS encoding glycoside hydrolase family 10 protein — translation MKINTIKLLFLLSSFAVVGNSCSVQNNAVKGSTPDKNKTVPVRNSAPKPPVATIKPNVPPKEEEVFRTHLPEIRREFRGAWIASVANINWPSRNNLTVDQQKAEAISMLDMLRDNNFNAVIFQVRPSADALYTSNIEPWSYFLTGETGRAPYPNYDPLQFWIEEAHKRGLELHVWLNPYRAHHTNGGSPNSLSMANKLSDIVVRLKNGMYWFDPANPKTQGHVSNVVKDIVKRYDIDAVHFDDYFYPYATYNKGADFPDNATWNEYVRNGGTLTRADWRRENVNKFVERIYKEIHAEKSYVRFGISPFGIWKPGYPAGVVGSSQYDELYADAKLWLNKGWVDYFSPQLYWPIESKGQPFEGLLSWWKSENTMNRHLWPGLNTVEIKTSDRPTEIKNQIEISRQVLGKDAGEVHWSIAGLTKNANMLPTLKNGPYKEKALVPKTSWLKATPLQTPTVFTNDNGNFVQVSWSNKNIKDVFQWVLFTQYNGVWETEILTLDTLSKEVPKSKDGKKLNGVAIKAVDRLGNESDYLAKKIK, via the coding sequence ATGAAAATCAATACGATAAAATTATTGTTCCTGCTCAGTTCTTTTGCAGTAGTCGGAAACTCATGCTCCGTACAAAATAATGCGGTAAAAGGATCAACACCGGACAAAAATAAAACGGTACCGGTTCGCAATTCAGCGCCAAAACCTCCCGTTGCTACCATAAAACCTAATGTTCCGCCAAAGGAAGAAGAAGTTTTCAGAACCCATCTTCCGGAGATCAGGAGAGAGTTTCGCGGCGCATGGATCGCCAGTGTGGCCAATATCAATTGGCCGTCAAGAAATAATTTGACGGTTGATCAGCAAAAAGCGGAGGCAATTTCTATGTTGGATATGTTGAGAGATAATAATTTCAACGCGGTTATTTTTCAGGTGAGACCATCGGCAGATGCTTTATATACCAGTAATATTGAGCCTTGGTCTTACTTTTTGACCGGCGAAACGGGAAGAGCTCCCTATCCAAATTACGATCCGCTGCAGTTTTGGATCGAAGAGGCTCACAAGAGAGGACTGGAACTTCACGTCTGGTTAAATCCTTACCGTGCCCATCATACCAACGGTGGCTCCCCCAACAGTTTATCGATGGCGAATAAGCTATCGGATATCGTGGTAAGGCTAAAGAACGGAATGTATTGGTTTGATCCTGCCAATCCTAAAACACAAGGTCACGTTTCGAATGTCGTGAAGGATATTGTGAAGAGATATGATATTGATGCGGTGCATTTTGATGATTATTTTTATCCTTATGCGACGTATAATAAAGGGGCAGATTTCCCGGATAATGCCACCTGGAATGAATATGTAAGAAATGGCGGAACTTTAACAAGAGCAGACTGGAGAAGAGAAAACGTAAATAAATTTGTTGAAAGAATATATAAAGAAATTCATGCAGAGAAAAGCTATGTGAGATTCGGGATCAGTCCCTTTGGAATCTGGAAACCGGGTTATCCGGCTGGTGTTGTGGGATCTTCTCAATATGACGAATTGTATGCAGATGCCAAATTATGGCTGAATAAAGGTTGGGTGGATTATTTCTCACCTCAATTATACTGGCCGATAGAGTCTAAGGGACAACCTTTTGAAGGATTATTGAGCTGGTGGAAATCTGAAAACACAATGAACCGTCACCTTTGGCCAGGATTAAATACGGTTGAGATTAAAACGTCTGACCGCCCAACAGAAATTAAGAATCAGATTGAAATTTCAAGGCAGGTGCTAGGAAAAGATGCAGGTGAAGTACATTGGAGTATTGCTGGTTTAACGAAAAATGCAAATATGCTTCCTACCTTGAAAAACGGTCCGTACAAAGAAAAAGCGTTGGTTCCGAAAACTTCTTGGCTGAAAGCAACACCTTTGCAGACTCCGACAGTTTTTACCAATGATAACGGAAATTTTGTACAGGTAAGCTGGAGCAACAAAAATATAAAAGATGTTTTCCAATGGGTGCTTTTCACACAATATAACGGCGTTTGGGAAACCGAAATTTTAACTTTAGATACGCTTTCAAAAGAAGTTCCAAAATCTAAAGATGGCAAAAAACTGAATGGGGTAGCCATTAAAGCAGTCGACAGATTAGGAAACGAAAGTGATTATCTTGCGAAAAAAATTAAGTAA
- a CDS encoding bacteriocin-like protein yields MKNFKKLDRNELKTITGDGLLDGLGGLIGGIGGAVGGAIGGVGGVVGDLVGGVVGTVGGVVTGVGGVLEGTLCNVQCVVNGVIQIKLLNCNASC; encoded by the coding sequence ATGAAAAATTTCAAAAAACTAGACAGAAATGAGCTAAAAACAATTACTGGAGATGGTCTGCTTGACGGTCTTGGAGGGCTTATAGGCGGTATCGGTGGTGCCGTGGGCGGCGCTATCGGAGGAGTTGGTGGTGTTGTTGGCGACCTTGTAGGAGGTGTTGTAGGTACTGTAGGCGGTGTTGTAACGGGTGTTGGCGGCGTATTGGAAGGAACATTGTGTAATGTACAGTGTGTCGTAAACGGAGTCATCCAAATCAAGCTTTTGAATTGTAACGCTTCTTGCTAA
- a CDS encoding bacteriocin-like protein, producing MKNFKKLDRNELKTISGNGLLDPIGGLVGGLVGAIGGAVGGVVGVVGGAVGGVVGAVGGAVGGVGTVVEGTLCQVQCVVGGVVQIKLLSCGSAC from the coding sequence ATGAAAAACTTCAAAAAATTAGACAGAAATGAGTTGAAAACTATTTCAGGAAACGGATTACTTGATCCAATCGGTGGTTTAGTTGGTGGTCTTGTAGGGGCTATCGGCGGTGCCGTAGGTGGAGTAGTAGGTGTAGTTGGCGGTGCTGTCGGCGGTGTAGTAGGTGCTGTAGGTGGTGCCGTTGGAGGGGTAGGTACAGTAGTAGAAGGTACACTTTGCCAGGTACAGTGCGTTGTAGGAGGAGTAGTTCAAATTAAACTTCTTTCTTGCGGCTCTGCTTGCTAA
- a CDS encoding TolC family protein encodes MKISNIKSIFLAGATVSFMMSCSVGKTYTQPDLEIPENYNQQVKVTGDSIILPWKTFFKDPKLIGLIEKALTRNNEIHMALKNIEQLDLAYKQAKNTLMPTVDFSAGANRSWASKNSLNGSLNEQFTGNKYLDDFSAGLRLSWEVDIWGKAKKQKESAAADYFAQKENVNAIQSRIIVQVAQAYYNLMSLDEQLRIARQNIELSDKTLQMMKLQYTAGQINSLAIQQSEAQKKTAELLVPLAQQNISVQENALSILCGEYPAYVERSEGITRRISENSLTAEVPAKLLSRRPDLKAAELNVISLNAKTGLAKAAMYPSISLSPQIGVNSFKVNTWFDLPGSLTKTLAANLAMPILQKRQLKTAYQTAIIEQEKAVITFKQTMMTAVGEVSDAMAKSKGSTERLALLHERTQILEKGITDALKLYKSGMATYLEVITAQNNKLQNDLEQNSVILEKLNAEVELYRALGGGIQ; translated from the coding sequence ATGAAAATATCTAATATTAAATCAATTTTCCTTGCAGGAGCTACCGTCTCTTTTATGATGTCATGCTCGGTGGGAAAAACCTATACCCAACCAGATCTTGAAATTCCTGAAAATTATAATCAACAGGTAAAAGTAACGGGTGACAGCATCATCTTACCTTGGAAAACATTTTTTAAAGATCCAAAACTGATTGGTTTAATTGAAAAAGCTTTAACCAGAAATAATGAGATCCACATGGCATTGAAAAATATTGAGCAATTGGATCTGGCATATAAGCAGGCGAAGAACACGTTGATGCCCACCGTAGATTTCAGCGCGGGCGCTAACAGAAGTTGGGCTTCCAAAAACAGTTTAAACGGTTCTTTGAATGAGCAGTTTACCGGGAATAAATATCTGGATGATTTCAGTGCAGGTCTGAGGCTTTCCTGGGAAGTAGATATTTGGGGCAAAGCTAAAAAGCAGAAAGAATCTGCTGCTGCAGACTATTTTGCTCAAAAAGAAAATGTAAACGCCATCCAAAGCAGGATTATTGTTCAGGTCGCACAGGCTTACTATAATCTCATGAGCCTTGATGAACAGTTAAGAATTGCCAGGCAGAATATTGAGCTTAGTGACAAAACACTGCAGATGATGAAGCTTCAGTATACGGCAGGACAGATTAATTCATTAGCGATTCAGCAATCGGAAGCGCAAAAGAAAACGGCAGAACTTCTCGTTCCTCTGGCGCAGCAAAATATTTCCGTGCAGGAAAATGCGCTGAGTATTCTTTGCGGAGAGTATCCTGCGTATGTTGAAAGATCAGAAGGCATCACCCGTAGGATCTCCGAAAATTCTCTGACAGCGGAAGTTCCTGCAAAATTACTTAGCCGGAGACCGGATCTGAAAGCTGCAGAATTGAATGTTATTAGTCTGAATGCGAAAACTGGACTCGCAAAAGCAGCGATGTATCCGAGTATCAGCCTGTCACCACAAATTGGAGTCAATTCATTTAAGGTCAATACATGGTTCGACCTTCCCGGTTCTCTTACCAAAACGCTTGCGGCCAATTTGGCGATGCCGATTTTACAGAAAAGACAATTGAAAACAGCGTATCAGACAGCGATTATTGAACAGGAAAAGGCCGTGATTACTTTTAAGCAGACGATGATGACCGCTGTGGGGGAAGTTTCTGATGCAATGGCCAAATCCAAAGGAAGTACAGAGAGATTAGCTTTGTTACATGAACGGACACAAATTCTCGAAAAAGGAATAACAGATGCTTTAAAATTATATAAAAGTGGGATGGCAACTTATCTAGAAGTCATCACTGCACAGAACAATAAGCTTCAAAATGATTTGGAACAAAACAGCGTCATTTTGGAAAAATTAAATGCGGAAGTTGAACTCTATCGGGCGTTGGGCGGAGGAATTCAATAA
- a CDS encoding efflux RND transporter permease subunit has translation MLKKIIDRPVLATVISLIIVILGIIGLNQLAVTRFPDISPPTITVSGSYPGGNSETVIRSVVTPLEEQINGVEDMEYIKSNASNDGSFSISIIFKQGVNADQAAVNVQNRVQQATPILPQEVIRMGLTTSKQQNSMVMIFNIYTEDNKKYDERFLQNYANINLIPQVKRVKGVGQAQVFGLKDYSMRIWLNPQKMSSYSLEPSDISNAIADHSLESAPGKLGEESNAALEYVIRYKGKKNKPDQYENIVVKNDGTQLIRLKDVARVEFGAISYSGDNLSNGKNAVTIAIMQTTGSNANDIEVGINKTLEKLEKSFPPDVKVTKVMSTKDKLDEATGQVKSTLIEAFILVFIVVLLFLQDFRSTIIPAVAVPVAIVGTFFFLLILGFTINVLTLFALVLAIGIVVDDAIVVVEAVHSNMEGTNLSGKEATHKAMHEITGAVVSITLVMSAVFIPIGFMSGSAGLFYKRFAYTLAIAIIISAVNALTLTPALCAVFLKNNHSGNQYEETKSFTKRFSMAFNAGFNNMTNRYVKGLRFLVKRKWLAGGFVVGIIALAAWLMTSTPRSFVPMEDDGLMMYTLSMPPGTGLTKTTEVTERVNTIFKSIPAVETNTSITGFNLLSNSAGPAYAMGFVKLKPKKERGEIHDIDAIMNIINEKLSVIKEGSVMTFRMPPVEGYGVTNDAEIVLQDRMGRDPQVLKAKADEVISQLMKIPEVGFAYTMFRADYPQLELEVNEDKAKQLGVSISSLLGTIQTYFSGDQSQNFSRFGKFYRVNIKADGIFRMDETAFNDIFVKNNKGEMVPANTLITLNKVYGPESVQRYNLYNSLNINVTPKPGVSNGELITKLENTLDKLPSDYSYEWTGLSLEEKSSSGQTIAIFGLCLLFVYLLLAGQYESYILPLAVMLSIPTGVVGAFLGIKAIGFDNNIYVQVGLIMLIGLLAKNAILIVEFAVQRRKSGLSIVESALEGAKARLRPIIMTSLAFIVGMVPLMLSAGGMASGNKSISVSAAMGMFSGVVLGIFVIPILYMLFQFLDEKIS, from the coding sequence ATGTTAAAAAAAATAATAGATCGCCCTGTTTTGGCAACCGTGATCTCCCTTATCATTGTGATTCTGGGAATTATCGGGCTGAATCAGCTGGCGGTAACGCGTTTTCCTGATATTTCACCGCCCACCATTACTGTTTCGGGCTCTTATCCGGGAGGAAATAGTGAGACCGTGATCCGTTCGGTAGTAACTCCGCTTGAAGAACAGATCAACGGGGTGGAAGATATGGAATATATTAAGTCTAACGCCAGTAATGACGGTTCTTTCTCGATCTCCATTATATTTAAACAGGGAGTCAATGCAGATCAGGCGGCGGTAAATGTGCAGAACAGAGTACAGCAGGCAACGCCAATTTTGCCTCAGGAAGTGATCCGAATGGGTTTAACGACTTCCAAACAGCAGAACAGTATGGTGATGATCTTCAATATTTATACGGAAGACAATAAAAAATATGACGAGAGATTTTTGCAGAATTATGCCAATATCAACCTGATTCCGCAGGTGAAAAGAGTAAAAGGAGTCGGGCAGGCGCAGGTTTTCGGACTTAAAGATTATTCCATGCGAATTTGGCTGAATCCTCAGAAAATGTCTTCGTATAGCTTGGAGCCTTCGGATATTTCGAATGCCATTGCCGATCATAGTCTGGAATCGGCACCCGGAAAATTGGGTGAGGAGTCCAATGCTGCTCTGGAATACGTCATCCGATATAAAGGAAAGAAAAACAAACCCGATCAATATGAAAATATCGTGGTGAAAAATGACGGCACTCAGCTCATCAGGTTAAAAGACGTGGCAAGAGTGGAATTTGGGGCTATTTCTTACAGCGGCGACAACCTTTCGAATGGGAAAAATGCGGTAACCATCGCTATTATGCAGACCACGGGTTCTAATGCCAATGATATTGAAGTTGGAATTAATAAAACCCTAGAAAAACTGGAAAAATCATTTCCTCCCGATGTAAAAGTGACTAAGGTCATGAGTACCAAAGATAAGCTGGATGAAGCGACTGGACAGGTAAAATCGACTTTAATTGAGGCTTTTATTCTGGTATTTATAGTGGTTTTGCTTTTCCTTCAGGATTTCAGATCTACCATCATTCCAGCGGTGGCAGTTCCTGTCGCAATTGTTGGAACATTCTTTTTCCTTCTGATTTTAGGATTTACCATTAATGTGTTGACTCTTTTCGCATTGGTTTTAGCCATCGGTATCGTAGTAGATGATGCAATTGTTGTAGTAGAAGCTGTTCACAGTAATATGGAAGGAACGAATCTTTCGGGAAAAGAAGCTACGCATAAAGCGATGCATGAGATTACGGGAGCCGTGGTTTCAATCACTTTGGTCATGTCTGCAGTATTTATTCCTATCGGATTTATGTCGGGTTCTGCGGGACTGTTCTATAAGCGGTTTGCATATACTTTAGCGATTGCGATTATCATTTCGGCGGTGAATGCTTTAACGTTAACACCTGCTTTATGTGCCGTTTTTCTTAAAAATAACCATTCCGGAAATCAGTATGAAGAGACAAAAAGTTTTACCAAAAGATTTTCAATGGCTTTCAATGCCGGTTTTAATAATATGACGAACCGTTATGTAAAGGGATTAAGATTTTTAGTTAAACGCAAATGGCTTGCAGGAGGTTTCGTGGTCGGAATTATTGCTTTAGCTGCTTGGTTAATGACGAGCACACCACGAAGTTTTGTTCCGATGGAAGATGACGGACTAATGATGTACACCTTAAGCATGCCTCCCGGAACAGGTTTAACAAAAACAACAGAAGTAACCGAAAGGGTAAATACGATTTTCAAATCTATTCCGGCTGTGGAGACCAATACATCCATTACAGGATTTAATCTGCTAAGCAATAGTGCCGGACCGGCGTATGCGATGGGATTTGTGAAATTAAAACCTAAAAAAGAAAGAGGAGAAATTCATGATATTGATGCCATAATGAATATAATCAATGAAAAACTTTCTGTTATTAAAGAAGGAAGTGTGATGACTTTCAGAATGCCACCGGTAGAAGGCTACGGAGTAACCAATGATGCAGAAATTGTTTTGCAGGACCGTATGGGAAGAGATCCGCAGGTACTGAAAGCCAAGGCCGATGAGGTAATCAGCCAGCTGATGAAGATCCCTGAGGTTGGTTTTGCGTACACCATGTTCCGTGCCGATTATCCTCAACTGGAATTAGAGGTTAATGAAGACAAGGCAAAACAGTTGGGCGTAAGTATTTCCAGCTTATTAGGAACCATTCAGACTTATTTTTCAGGAGATCAGTCGCAGAACTTTTCAAGATTCGGGAAATTTTACCGTGTGAATATTAAAGCTGACGGAATTTTCAGAATGGATGAAACTGCTTTCAACGATATTTTCGTGAAAAATAATAAAGGAGAAATGGTGCCAGCCAATACCTTGATTACCTTAAATAAAGTATACGGCCCGGAATCGGTGCAACGGTACAATTTATACAACTCTTTAAATATCAATGTGACTCCAAAACCGGGTGTAAGTAACGGAGAGTTGATTACTAAGCTTGAAAATACTTTAGACAAACTTCCTTCCGACTACAGTTATGAATGGACCGGTTTAAGCTTAGAAGAAAAATCATCTAGCGGACAGACGATTGCTATTTTCGGACTTTGTTTATTGTTCGTTTATCTTTTATTGGCGGGACAATATGAAAGTTATATTCTGCCTTTAGCGGTAATGCTTTCCATTCCAACAGGAGTTGTCGGTGCATTTTTAGGTATAAAAGCGATTGGATTTGATAATAATATATATGTGCAGGTCGGTTTGATCATGCTGATCGGGCTCTTAGCCAAAAATGCCATTCTGATTGTAGAATTTGCTGTTCAAAGAAGAAAATCAGGATTGTCGATTGTTGAATCTGCATTGGAAGGTGCAAAAGCGAGATTGAGACCCATTATCATGACCTCATTGGCTTTCATTGTGGGAATGGTTCCGCTGATGCTTTCAGCAGGAGGGATGGCTTCAGGAAATAAGTCTATCAGCGTAAGTGCGGCGATGGGAATGTTTAGCGGAGTAGTGTTAGGAATTTTTGTGATTCCTATATTATATATGTTGTTTCAGTTTCTTGATGAAAAAATTTCTTAA
- a CDS encoding efflux RND transporter periplasmic adaptor subunit encodes MKYKKVYWALSLSMAAIMYSCNSGKSQEPAEQTTAMPTDFIQLQSGNADVSTGYPGSIEGQDNVDIKAQVTGYLEAVYVKEGQYVNKGQTLFKINPSVYNEQVNNSEAAVKSALASQASAKLEVDKLKPLVDGNVVSEMQLKTAQANYQAASAQVAQAKAALGSSKINANFTYIKAPVSGYIGRIPNRIGNLISSSDSAPLTTLSNINTVNVYFSMNEADYIKYNKSSSENNTGNVELILADGSKYNYQGKLENASGNFDRNTGSIQMKAIFQNPEKLLRSGGTARLMIHKYVNDVVKIPKTAVKDIQDKFFVYQLNGTKVKMIPVEVSEGTPQDYFVSEGIKAGDKIAVNRIDALTDGADVVPNVISAK; translated from the coding sequence ATGAAGTATAAAAAAGTATATTGGGCACTCTCTCTTTCGATGGCTGCAATCATGTATTCCTGCAACTCCGGGAAAAGCCAGGAACCCGCGGAGCAGACAACTGCCATGCCGACAGATTTTATTCAGCTGCAATCTGGAAATGCAGATGTTTCTACAGGGTATCCCGGAAGTATCGAAGGGCAGGATAATGTAGATATTAAAGCTCAGGTTACAGGTTATCTTGAGGCGGTGTATGTAAAGGAAGGACAATATGTGAACAAAGGACAGACTTTATTTAAAATAAATCCTTCAGTTTATAATGAGCAGGTAAATAACAGCGAAGCCGCAGTGAAATCTGCACTGGCAAGTCAGGCTAGTGCTAAACTTGAAGTTGATAAATTAAAACCTTTAGTGGATGGCAATGTAGTTTCCGAAATGCAGCTTAAAACAGCACAGGCCAATTATCAGGCGGCTTCAGCTCAGGTTGCTCAGGCAAAGGCGGCTTTAGGTTCTTCAAAAATAAATGCGAATTTCACTTACATCAAAGCGCCTGTGAGCGGATATATCGGAAGAATCCCAAACCGAATCGGAAATTTGATCTCTTCTTCAGATTCTGCGCCGTTAACGACCCTTTCAAATATCAATACAGTGAATGTCTATTTTTCGATGAATGAAGCGGATTATATTAAATACAATAAATCTTCTTCTGAAAATAATACAGGAAACGTAGAATTAATTCTTGCTGATGGTTCAAAATACAACTATCAAGGGAAACTGGAAAATGCCAGTGGAAATTTCGACAGAAATACAGGAAGTATTCAAATGAAAGCTATTTTTCAAAACCCTGAAAAGTTGTTACGATCAGGCGGAACAGCAAGGTTGATGATTCATAAATATGTAAATGATGTTGTTAAAATTCCAAAAACGGCCGTAAAAGATATTCAGGATAAATTTTTTGTGTATCAATTAAATGGAACGAAAGTAAAAATGATTCCCGTTGAAGTTTCGGAAGGAACACCTCAGGATTATTTTGTTTCAGAGGGGATAAAAGCAGGTGATAAAATTGCCGTTAATAGAATCGATGCGCTTACCGATGGTGCGGATGTGGTTCCGAACGTGATTTCTGCCAAATAA
- a CDS encoding DMT family transporter: MKNYIFLACAILLESLATSFLKASENFTKPLQTAIFVVAMSASFYLLTHAIKVIPIGIAYAIWSAVGIVLISLIGYFVYKQTLDVPAIIGILLIVMGVVVINVFSKSATH, from the coding sequence ATGAAAAACTATATATTTCTGGCCTGTGCCATTCTTCTGGAATCACTAGCTACTTCATTTTTGAAGGCTTCGGAAAATTTTACCAAGCCCTTGCAGACAGCCATTTTTGTTGTGGCGATGTCAGCATCATTTTATCTGTTAACTCATGCCATTAAAGTAATTCCCATAGGAATTGCCTACGCAATCTGGTCGGCGGTCGGGATTGTTCTCATCTCCCTAATCGGGTATTTTGTGTATAAACAGACCCTGGATGTTCCTGCCATCATCGGAATTCTTCTGATCGTTATGGGAGTTGTGGTTATTAATGTTTTTTCAAAATCGGCAACGCACTAG
- a CDS encoding LytR/AlgR family response regulator transcription factor — protein sequence MKINKILIVEDEKPNADRLKRLLLKLRPNLEILSVEDSISSTVEWLNNNGTPDMIMLDVRLADGLSFEIFNEFDVKSPVIFTTAYDEYAVKAFKYNSVDYLLKPIEEEELDAALRTYENFMENIPYLGNAIEGLLNYIQPKDYRKRFLLAHRDGYKTVLAEDILYFYTEHGISKAMLNTGTIETVPQTLEELDKQLDPKSFFRANRQFIIHIDSVKQVFNHFNGKLKLELIKNPEMEVIVSREKASALKSWMDY from the coding sequence ATGAAGATAAATAAAATTTTAATCGTTGAAGATGAAAAACCGAACGCAGATCGGTTAAAAAGATTATTGCTGAAGCTTAGGCCGAATCTTGAAATTCTCTCTGTAGAAGATTCCATTTCGTCCACCGTAGAATGGCTCAATAATAACGGTACGCCTGATATGATCATGCTCGATGTTCGCCTGGCAGACGGGTTGAGCTTTGAAATTTTCAATGAGTTTGACGTGAAAAGCCCTGTTATTTTTACTACGGCATATGATGAATACGCCGTAAAAGCTTTTAAATATAACAGTGTCGATTATTTATTGAAACCTATCGAGGAAGAAGAACTGGATGCAGCTCTTCGGACGTATGAAAATTTCATGGAAAACATCCCTTATCTGGGAAATGCGATTGAAGGATTACTCAACTATATTCAGCCTAAAGATTACAGAAAACGCTTTTTGTTGGCACATCGGGATGGTTATAAAACTGTTTTGGCAGAAGATATCCTGTATTTTTATACCGAACACGGCATCAGCAAAGCGATGTTAAATACAGGAACTATAGAGACTGTTCCCCAGACGCTGGAAGAACTGGACAAGCAGCTGGATCCTAAATCATTTTTCAGGGCTAACCGGCAGTTTATCATTCATATCGATTCTGTAAAGCAGGTTTTTAATCATTTTAACGGAAAACTGAAACTCGAACTGATCAAAAATCCTGAAATGGAAGTTATTGTAAGCCGTGAAAAGGCTTCTGCTCTCAAATCCTGGATGGACTATTAA